In Ruminococcaceae bacterium BL-4, one DNA window encodes the following:
- the ilvB gene encoding acetohydroxy-acid synthase (large subunit) (Evidence 2a : Function from experimental evidences in other organisms; PubMedId : 10229948, 14702326, 15228537, 15916605; Product type e : enzyme) produces MFSGAQIMVKCLEKENVNLVFGYPGAAICPFYDCLFESEIQHILCREEQNAAHEASGYARSSGKIGVCVATSGPGATNLITGIATAYMDSIPLIIITGQVNSWLLGRDVFQEADITGACESFTKHSYLVKDANDLAHIFKEAFYIASTGRPGPVLIDIPTDIQNQMVEDFHYPEKAQIRGYKPRTQGHIMQVKKALTAIGKAKRPILCCGGGVVLSGAREEMISFATNSGIPVCATMMGIGVIPMNSDHYLGMIGTHGRESANRALKKADLVILCGARVGDRAVSSPEQIANKAVIIHIDIDPAEIGKNMQVDIPIVGDIRGVLHTMAEEITDTVPEEWKKEVLDLKNQYPLRGAPREDGVEPRVFIRDLSSMMEENAILVADVGQNQIWSARNFNVKLGRFLTSGGLGTMGYAIPAAIGAKLAKPHREVVAVCGDGSFQMAMCELGTIMQYQIPIKIIIMQNGTLGMVKEFQDKLYHSHYIATQLKGGEPDFVLLAKSYGIKAESAFSNREAKEAAARMLKSPDPYILVCRVDPDTPSI; encoded by the coding sequence ATGTTTAGCGGCGCACAGATTATGGTAAAATGTCTGGAAAAAGAAAATGTTAATCTTGTTTTCGGCTATCCCGGCGCTGCAATCTGCCCTTTTTATGATTGCCTTTTCGAATCTGAGATTCAGCATATTCTCTGCCGGGAAGAACAAAATGCGGCACACGAGGCCAGCGGCTATGCCCGCTCCAGCGGAAAAATTGGTGTTTGTGTTGCAACCTCCGGTCCCGGCGCAACTAATTTGATTACTGGAATTGCTACCGCTTATATGGATTCGATTCCGCTGATCATTATTACCGGCCAAGTGAATTCATGGCTTTTAGGGCGCGATGTTTTTCAGGAAGCCGACATCACCGGTGCCTGTGAAAGTTTTACAAAGCACAGTTATCTTGTAAAAGACGCGAATGATCTGGCCCACATCTTTAAAGAAGCCTTCTATATTGCTTCTACTGGACGTCCCGGCCCCGTTTTGATCGATATTCCCACCGATATTCAAAACCAGATGGTAGAAGATTTTCACTATCCGGAAAAAGCGCAGATCCGTGGCTATAAGCCTCGCACTCAGGGACATATTATGCAGGTCAAAAAAGCGCTCACTGCTATCGGTAAAGCAAAACGCCCCATTCTCTGCTGCGGCGGCGGCGTAGTTCTTTCTGGCGCCAGAGAAGAAATGATTTCATTTGCGACAAACAGTGGAATTCCCGTCTGTGCAACCATGATGGGGATCGGCGTAATTCCGATGAATAGTGATCATTATCTTGGCATGATCGGTACCCACGGCAGAGAAAGCGCCAATCGGGCACTAAAAAAAGCTGATTTGGTGATTCTATGCGGCGCAAGAGTGGGGGATCGTGCTGTCAGCTCTCCAGAACAAATCGCCAATAAAGCTGTGATTATTCATATTGACATCGACCCCGCAGAAATTGGAAAGAATATGCAGGTGGATATTCCGATTGTCGGCGATATCCGCGGTGTTCTGCACACGATGGCAGAAGAAATCACCGATACGGTTCCGGAGGAATGGAAAAAAGAAGTCTTAGATCTTAAAAATCAGTATCCACTTCGTGGAGCTCCCCGAGAGGATGGAGTAGAACCCCGGGTTTTCATTCGCGATCTTTCTTCTATGATGGAAGAAAATGCGATTCTTGTCGCTGATGTGGGGCAAAACCAAATTTGGTCGGCACGCAATTTTAATGTAAAGCTGGGCAGGTTCCTAACAAGCGGCGGCCTTGGCACCATGGGATATGCCATTCCAGCGGCAATCGGTGCAAAGCTTGCAAAACCTCACCGAGAGGTTGTCGCCGTCTGCGGAGACGGCTCCTTTCAAATGGCAATGTGCGAACTTGGCACCATCATGCAGTATCAAATTCCAATTAAAATTATCATCATGCAAAATGGCACTCTTGGCATGGTCAAAGAATTTCAAGATAAACTTTATCACAGCCATTATATTGCAACGCAGTTAAAAGGCGGCGAACCGGATTTTGTTCTTTTGGCAAAAAGCTATGGAATCAAAGCAGAATCCGCTTTTTCCAACCGAGAAGCAAAAGAAGCCGCCGCACGAATGCTCAAAAGTCCTGATCCCTATATTTTGGTATGCCGGGTTGATCCGGATACCCCAAGTATTTAA
- a CDS encoding 4HBT domain-containing protein, with product MQETKLTITKTVTEDMLAVNVGSGSLRVLATPTLAALFESASMNLAAKYLDEGSTTVGCSITVNHNAPSPLGAEITVTAVLTKHEGRFFDFSLTASDNKGEVATGVHQRVCVFSNRFQQKADSKL from the coding sequence ATGCAAGAAACAAAATTGACCATCACAAAAACCGTAACCGAAGATATGCTCGCTGTAAATGTCGGATCCGGCAGCCTGCGGGTTCTTGCCACTCCAACTCTGGCTGCCCTTTTTGAGAGCGCTTCCATGAATCTCGCTGCCAAATATTTGGATGAAGGTTCTACAACGGTCGGCTGTTCCATCACAGTCAATCACAATGCCCCCTCTCCTTTGGGTGCCGAAATTACCGTAACGGCAGTTTTGACAAAACACGAGGGACGCTTTTTCGATTTTTCTTTGACTGCCAGCGATAACAAAGGCGAAGTTGCTACCGGAGTTCACCAGCGCGTTTGTGTCTTTTCCAACCGTTTCCAGCAAAAAGCTGATTCCAAGCTATAA
- the ilvH gene encoding putative acetolactate synthase small subunit (Evidence 3 : Putative function from multiple computational evidences): MKSTLSVLVENQPGLLSKVVSLFARRGFNIDSLAVGVTEDSTISRITIVVDGDESIIEQVEKQLNKLIQVIKVKVLTPGNFLSRELSLIKVNCRTQDRIDLMKISELMKARIIDVAPSSLTLEISDTQENTQTLIDLVHPYGIKEIVRTGAIAIEKGAQITRSKVNP, from the coding sequence ATGAAATCTACACTTTCTGTACTGGTCGAAAACCAGCCCGGCCTGCTCTCAAAAGTGGTCAGCCTTTTTGCTCGGCGGGGATTCAATATTGATTCTCTCGCGGTGGGCGTTACGGAAGACTCCACCATCTCCCGCATTACAATTGTGGTGGACGGCGATGAATCAATCATCGAGCAAGTGGAAAAACAATTAAATAAGCTGATTCAGGTCATCAAGGTAAAAGTGTTAACGCCCGGCAATTTTCTTTCTCGAGAGTTATCTCTCATCAAGGTAAATTGCCGCACACAGGACCGGATCGATCTGATGAAGATTTCTGAGCTGATGAAAGCTCGGATTATAGATGTAGCACCCAGCAGCCTGACTTTGGAAATTTCGGATACACAGGAAAACACCCAAACTTTGATTGATTTGGTACATCCCTATGGAATCAAAGAAATTGTCCGAACCGGTGCAATCGCAATCGAAAAGGGTGCTCAAATTACAAGGAGTAAAGTAAATCCCTGA
- a CDS encoding DNA-binding transcriptional regulator, LysR family, which yields MKTGYEIFLMTAEEKNISRAAERAFVTQQCVSDHIKRLEKEYGVQLFERRPKFKLTPAGEVMLQNVRNIQILEKRMNSDLKDMAHGEVGKFTLGISTSRAPVVLPAVLSHYHEAFPKVKISFCIEDTQVLEERMLRGDIDLFIGVNTDPNPEFCIQTIALDEIVLVISSELLHSYFRVEEIKMMQKGVDMEKFCDVPFTLSFKTGKVNRVIQEYLNDRKLQLKVMYNISDSETQILLCAEGICASLCPKMLLTTAYRHNLTCSENKKLYMLPINHLDRKLHIDLVTHSHMSQPMYVRVFIETLRKEVAEISKRNFLAIG from the coding sequence ATGAAAACAGGATATGAAATCTTTTTGATGACGGCAGAGGAGAAAAATATTTCTCGTGCTGCAGAAAGAGCATTTGTTACCCAGCAATGCGTCAGTGACCATATTAAGCGGCTGGAAAAAGAATATGGGGTTCAACTTTTTGAACGGAGACCTAAGTTTAAGCTGACGCCGGCGGGAGAAGTGATGCTCCAGAATGTTAGAAATATTCAGATCCTAGAAAAACGAATGAACAGTGATTTAAAAGATATGGCACATGGAGAAGTCGGAAAATTTACACTTGGAATCAGTACATCCCGAGCGCCGGTGGTTCTTCCGGCGGTTTTGTCACACTATCATGAAGCTTTTCCAAAGGTGAAAATTTCTTTTTGTATAGAGGATACGCAAGTTTTAGAGGAAAGAATGCTGCGTGGGGATATTGATCTTTTTATTGGCGTTAATACAGACCCCAATCCTGAATTTTGCATTCAAACGATTGCTTTAGATGAAATTGTGTTGGTGATTTCTTCGGAACTTCTGCATAGCTATTTTCGTGTGGAAGAAATTAAAATGATGCAAAAAGGGGTGGATATGGAGAAATTCTGTGATGTTCCTTTTACGCTTAGCTTTAAAACAGGAAAAGTAAATCGAGTGATTCAGGAATACCTGAATGACAGAAAGCTTCAGCTAAAGGTCATGTATAATATCAGCGATAGTGAGACGCAAATCCTTCTTTGTGCAGAGGGAATCTGCGCATCACTCTGCCCCAAAATGCTGCTCACGACTGCCTATCGGCATAATCTCACCTGTAGTGAAAATAAAAAGCTTTATATGTTGCCCATTAATCATTTGGATCGAAAATTACACATTGATTTAGTAACGCACAGCCATATGAGTCAGCCGATGTATGTTCGTGTATTTATTGAAACATTGAGAAAAGAGGTTGCGGAAATTTCCAAAAGAAATTTTTTAGCGATTGGGTAG
- the ilvC gene encoding acetohydroxy-acid isomeroreductase (NADP-dependent) (Evidence 2a : Function from experimental evidences in other organisms; PubMedId : 15228537, 15916605, 25393291, 25849365; Product type e : enzyme) has product MPKIYYDADCDINVLKGKTVAIIGYGSQGHAHALNLRDSGVNVIVGLYKGSRRWDHVKEMGFDVMTTAEATQKADIIMMLTPDEKQADIYKKDIAPYLTEGKALAFAHGFNIHFKQIVPPKNIDVFMIAPKAPGHTVRSEFVEGKGTPALVAVYQDASGHCLDVALAYGAGLGAARAALMETTFKIETETDLFGEQAVLCGGVTALMQAGFETLVEAGYPAENAYFECIHEMKLIVDLIYTGGFSFMRYSISDTAEFGDYETGKRLVTPETKAEMKQILTEIQDGTFASKWIAENKAGGRAHFNACRERAASHQLEKVGKELRKMYAWNEDKYAD; this is encoded by the coding sequence ATGCCAAAGATCTATTACGACGCAGACTGCGACATCAACGTTCTCAAGGGGAAGACCGTTGCAATTATTGGCTACGGCAGCCAGGGTCATGCTCACGCTCTAAACTTGCGTGACAGCGGTGTAAATGTAATTGTCGGCCTCTATAAAGGCAGCCGGCGCTGGGATCATGTAAAAGAGATGGGCTTTGATGTTATGACCACTGCAGAAGCCACCCAGAAGGCAGATATCATTATGATGCTGACTCCTGATGAAAAGCAGGCGGATATTTATAAGAAAGACATCGCTCCCTATTTGACTGAAGGGAAAGCACTTGCCTTTGCTCATGGCTTTAACATTCACTTTAAGCAGATTGTCCCGCCTAAGAACATTGATGTTTTCATGATCGCTCCGAAGGCACCGGGTCACACCGTCCGTTCTGAGTTCGTCGAAGGCAAAGGCACTCCAGCTCTGGTTGCGGTTTATCAGGATGCTTCCGGTCACTGCCTCGACGTCGCACTGGCTTATGGCGCAGGTTTGGGCGCAGCTCGTGCAGCTCTGATGGAAACCACCTTTAAGATTGAAACTGAAACTGATCTGTTCGGCGAGCAGGCAGTCCTCTGCGGCGGTGTTACCGCTTTGATGCAGGCTGGATTTGAAACACTGGTTGAGGCTGGTTATCCGGCAGAGAATGCTTACTTCGAATGTATCCATGAGATGAAACTGATCGTCGATCTGATTTACACCGGCGGCTTCAGCTTCATGCGTTACTCCATCTCCGACACTGCTGAGTTCGGCGATTATGAGACTGGCAAACGTCTTGTCACGCCGGAAACCAAAGCCGAGATGAAACAAATTCTTACCGAGATCCAGGATGGCACCTTTGCTTCCAAATGGATCGCAGAGAACAAAGCAGGCGGCCGTGCGCACTTTAACGCATGCCGTGAAAGAGCTGCTTCTCATCAGCTGGAAAAAGTCGGTAAGGAACTGCGCAAAATGTACGCTTGGAACGAAGACAAATACGCCGACTAA
- the engD gene encoding potassium-dependent informational ATPase interacting with 70S ribosome; ROS stress regulator (Evidence 2a : Function from experimental evidences in other organisms; PubMedId : 12837776, 16014871, 18713637, 21527254, 22995830, 26018081, 26160547, 26912459; Product type e : enzyme), which produces MKLGIVGLPNVGKSTLFNAITNAGAQSANYPFCTIEPNIGVVAVPDKRLNWLSDLYHPKKFTPATIEFVDIAGLVKGASKGEGLGNKFLANIREVDAIVHVVRCFEDDDIVHVEGSIDPKRDIETINVELILSDLEVLDRRIDKTQKMIKADKKYQIELDFFKRVKEALDAGKPARSVECNEDEAALLSTVNLLTNKPIIYAANMSEADFKADINQNHFLAEVEKIANEEHAAVLPICAELEAEMGDMEPDEKELFLADLGLKESGLDRLIRACYSLLGLISFLTAGEPEVRAWTIKKGTKAPQAAGKIHTDFERGFIRAEIVSFKDLVECGSIAAAKEKGLYRSEGKDYVMQDGDVVLFRFNV; this is translated from the coding sequence ATGAAATTAGGAATTGTAGGACTGCCGAACGTGGGAAAAAGCACCTTGTTCAACGCGATTACAAATGCAGGAGCACAAAGCGCAAACTATCCGTTTTGTACCATCGAGCCGAATATTGGGGTCGTGGCGGTACCGGATAAACGTCTTAACTGGCTTTCGGATCTTTATCATCCAAAGAAGTTTACGCCGGCTACCATTGAGTTTGTAGATATTGCGGGCCTTGTAAAAGGAGCAAGCAAAGGCGAAGGACTTGGCAATAAATTTCTTGCCAATATTCGAGAAGTGGATGCAATCGTCCACGTTGTCCGCTGTTTTGAAGATGATGATATTGTCCACGTAGAGGGCAGCATTGATCCGAAGCGTGATATTGAAACGATTAATGTGGAATTAATTCTTTCGGATTTGGAAGTTTTGGACCGCCGAATTGATAAGACCCAGAAGATGATTAAAGCAGATAAAAAGTATCAGATTGAACTTGACTTTTTTAAACGGGTCAAAGAAGCTTTAGATGCTGGAAAACCTGCACGCAGTGTGGAATGTAACGAAGATGAAGCGGCGCTTCTTTCTACAGTCAATCTTTTGACCAATAAACCAATTATCTATGCTGCCAATATGAGTGAGGCGGATTTTAAAGCTGATATTAATCAAAATCATTTCCTTGCAGAAGTCGAAAAGATTGCAAATGAGGAACATGCTGCGGTGTTGCCGATTTGTGCAGAGCTGGAAGCAGAAATGGGCGATATGGAGCCCGACGAAAAAGAGTTGTTCCTTGCGGACCTGGGGTTAAAGGAATCTGGGCTGGATCGTCTGATTCGTGCTTGCTATTCCCTCTTAGGCTTGATCAGCTTTTTGACTGCAGGAGAACCTGAAGTCCGTGCATGGACCATTAAAAAAGGAACAAAAGCACCGCAGGCTGCCGGAAAGATTCATACGGATTTTGAGCGCGGCTTTATCCGTGCCGAGATCGTTTCTTTTAAAGATTTAGTGGAGTGTGGTTCCATTGCCGCGGCAAAAGAAAAAGGTCTCTACCGCAGTGAAGGCAAAGACTATGTGATGCAAGATGGAGATGTAGTTCTTTTTAGGTTTAATGTTTAA
- a CDS encoding GNAT family N-acetyltransferase, with protein sequence MELQIVKAEEEDLPQVAALAKEIWEEHFTPIIGEKQVAYMVEKFQSLTAMRRQTKMEGYRYYRFLKDGVLVGYTGVAVNPGDEGRLFLSKLYLKKEERGQGLSSRAFDFLEDLCQKEGRRSIWLTVNKYNKIPLAVYQHRGFQITDSAVTDIGSGFVMDDYIMEKIIPKIK encoded by the coding sequence TTGGAACTGCAAATTGTAAAAGCAGAAGAGGAAGATTTACCTCAGGTTGCTGCTTTAGCAAAAGAAATCTGGGAAGAACATTTTACGCCTATCATCGGAGAAAAACAGGTAGCGTATATGGTGGAAAAATTTCAGTCTCTCACCGCGATGCGCCGTCAGACAAAAATGGAAGGATACCGCTATTATCGCTTCTTAAAAGATGGAGTGCTAGTTGGCTATACAGGAGTGGCGGTGAACCCCGGTGATGAAGGGCGGCTTTTTTTAAGTAAACTGTATCTTAAAAAAGAAGAAAGAGGACAAGGCCTTTCCAGCAGAGCTTTTGATTTTCTCGAAGATCTTTGCCAAAAAGAGGGGCGCCGGTCGATTTGGCTTACCGTCAATAAATACAACAAAATTCCCCTTGCAGTTTACCAGCATCGCGGATTTCAGATTACCGACAGCGCTGTCACCGATATTGGCAGCGGATTTGTGATGGATGACTACATAATGGAGAAAATTATCCCAAAAATAAAGTAA